One window of the Eucalyptus grandis isolate ANBG69807.140 chromosome 6, ASM1654582v1, whole genome shotgun sequence genome contains the following:
- the LOC104448799 gene encoding V-type proton ATPase subunit a3 isoform X1, translating into MRRNGGDRWPTMDLLRSEPMQLAQLIIPIESAHRTVSYLGDLGLFQFKDLNADKSPFQRTYAAQMKRSGEMARKLRFLREQMIKAGLSTSTRPLAGTDVDLENLEVKLGELEADIIEMNANNEQLQRTYAELLEYKLVLQKAGEIFHSTKSIAAVQQRELEAQSPGEGSIDSPLLLEQEMVTDPSKQVKLGFVSGLMRRDKSAAFERILFRATRGNVFLKQAIVEEPIRDPASGEKVEKNVFVIFYSGERAKNKIVKICEAFAANRYPFADDVGKQFQMITEVSGRLSELKTTIDVGLLHQASLLQNIAYQFEHWSLLVKKEKSIYHTLNMLSIDVTKKCLVAEGWCPVSATTQIQNALQKATLDCNSQVGAIFHVLHTEESPPTYFCTNKFTTAFQEIIDAYGIAKYQEANPGVYTIITFPFLFAVMFGDWGHGICLLMATLYFIFREKKLSNQKLGDITGMIFGGRYVIMMMALFSIYTGLIYNEFFSVPFEIFGPSAYACRDLSCRDASTQGLIKVRATYPFGVDPVWHGTRSELPFLNSLKMKMSILLGVAQMNLGIVLSYFNARFFANDLNIRYQFVPQIIFLNSLFGYLSLLIIVKWCTGSQADLYHVMIYMFLSPMEDLGENQLFFGQKFLQVILLLLALAAVPWMLFPKPFILKKQHEERHKGQQYAILHSIDDPLEMDLDPDSHRHEEFEFSEVFVHQLIHTIEFVLGAVSNTASYLRLWALSLAHSELSSVFYDKVLLLAWGFNNTLVLIIGIVVFISATVGVLLVMETLSAFLHALRLHWVEFQNKFYEGDGYKFQPFSFALLSEEDE; encoded by the exons ATGAAAAGGAGTGGAGAGATGGCACGCAAGCTACGTTTTCTGAGGGAGCAAATGATAAAGGCTGGTTTATCGACATCAACAAGGCCTTTGGCAGGCACTGATgtagatttggaaaacttgGAG GTGAAACTCGGAGAACTTGAAGCAGACATTATCGAAATGAATGCAAACAACGAACAGTTACAACGCACCTATGCTGAACTATTGGAATATAAGCTCGTTCTTCAGAAG GCTGGTGAGATATTTCATTCAACTAAAAGCATTGCTGCAGTTCAACAGAGAGAACTTGAAGCACAGTCTCCTGGTGAAGGATCCATTGACAGTCCCTTGTTATTGGAGCAA GAAATGGTGACAGATCCTTCAAAGCAAGTCAAGTTGGGTTTTGTCAGTGGCCTGATGCGGAGAGATAAATCAGCAGCTTTCGAAAGAATTTTGTTCCGTGCAACTAGGGGAAATGTGTTTTTGAAGCAAGCCATTGTTGAAGAGCCCATTAGAGATCCTGCCTCTGGAGAAAAG GTTGAGAAAAATGTATTTGTTATCTTCTACAGtggagagagagcaaagaacAAAATCGTGAAAATATGTGAAGCATTTGCAGCAAATCGGTATCCATTTGCAGATGATGTAGGCAAGCAATTTCAGATGATAACAGAG gTGTCTGGAAGACTCTCGGAGTTGAAGACAACCATCGACGTGGGGCTATTACACCAAGCGAGTCTGCTTCAAAACATTGCTTATCAATTTGAGCACTGGAGCCTTCTG GTTAAGAAGGAAAAATCCATATATCATACACTAAATATGCTAAGCATTGATGTGACCAAGAAATGTCTCGTTGCAGAAGGTTGGTGTCCAGTTTCTGCAACCACTCAG ATTCAAAATGCACTGCAAAAGGCAACCTTAGATTGCAACTCGCAAGTGGGAGCAATATTTCATGTTCTGCATACCGAGGAATCACCACCTACCTACTTCTGTACAAATAAGTTTACTACTGCTTTTCAAGAAATCATCGATGCATACGG AATAGCCAAATATCAGGAAGCAAATCCTGGTGTTTACACGATTATCACCTTTCCTTTCCTATTTGCTGTAATGTTCGGTGATTGGGGCCATGGCATATGTTTGCTTATGGCAACTTTGTACTTTATCTTCAGGGAAAAGAAGCTTTCTAATCAG AAACTTGGGGACATCACAGGCATGATATTTGGTGGTCGTTATGTCATCATGATGATGGCCCTGTTCTCAATTTATACTGGACTGATATACAACGAATTCTTTTCTGtcccatttgaaatatttgggCCCTCTGCCTATGCTTGTCGAGATCTCTCTTGCAG gGATGCATCTACCCAGGGATTAATAAAGGTTCGTGCTACTTATCCATTTGGTGTTGATCCAGTGTGGCATGGTACTCGAAGTGAGTTACCCTTTCTCAACTCgctgaagatgaagatgtcTATTTTACTGGGAGTTGCCCAGATGAATCTGGGAATTGTGCTGAGCTACTTCAATGCTAGATTCTTTGCAAATGATCTGAACATCCG GTACCAATTCGTTCCCCAAATAATATTCTTGAATAGCCTGTTTGGCTACCTGTCACTCCTTATAATAGTCAAATGGTGCACTGGATCACAAGCAGATCTGTACCATGTTATGATATATATGTTCTTGAGTCCTATGGAGGACCTAGGTGAAAATCagcttttctttggccaaaaattTCTACAG gttattttacttttgttgGCCCTAGCTGCAGTTCCATGGATGTTATTCCCCAAGCCTTTTATCTTGAAGAAGCAACATGAGGAA AGGCACAAAGGGCAACAATATGCAATCCTTCACAGCATTGATGACCCTCTTGAGATGGATCTTGATCCGGATTCCCACAGACATGAGGAATTTGAGTTCAGCGAGGTTTTCGTTCACCAACTTATACATACCATAGAGTTTGTACTTGGAGCAGTTTCTAATACAGCTTCTTACCTACGGTTATGGGCTCTTAG TCTGGCCCATTCGGAGCTGTCCAGTGTATTCTATGACAAAGTTTTACTCCTCGCATGGGG GTTCAATAACACCCTTGTGCTCATAATTGGCATCGTAGTCTTTATCTCTGCCACTGTCGGCGTGCTTCTAGTGATGGAAACTCTAAGCGCATTCTTACATGCCTTGCGACTTCACTGGGTGGAGTTCCAAAACAAGTTCTACGAGGGAGATGGTTATAAGTTCCAACCCTTTTCATTCGCGCTACTAAGCGAGGAGGATGAATGA
- the LOC104448799 gene encoding V-type proton ATPase subunit a3 isoform X2, with the protein MKRSGEMARKLRFLREQMIKAGLSTSTRPLAGTDVDLENLEVKLGELEADIIEMNANNEQLQRTYAELLEYKLVLQKAGEIFHSTKSIAAVQQRELEAQSPGEGSIDSPLLLEQEMVTDPSKQVKLGFVSGLMRRDKSAAFERILFRATRGNVFLKQAIVEEPIRDPASGEKVEKNVFVIFYSGERAKNKIVKICEAFAANRYPFADDVGKQFQMITEVSGRLSELKTTIDVGLLHQASLLQNIAYQFEHWSLLVKKEKSIYHTLNMLSIDVTKKCLVAEGWCPVSATTQIQNALQKATLDCNSQVGAIFHVLHTEESPPTYFCTNKFTTAFQEIIDAYGIAKYQEANPGVYTIITFPFLFAVMFGDWGHGICLLMATLYFIFREKKLSNQKLGDITGMIFGGRYVIMMMALFSIYTGLIYNEFFSVPFEIFGPSAYACRDLSCRDASTQGLIKVRATYPFGVDPVWHGTRSELPFLNSLKMKMSILLGVAQMNLGIVLSYFNARFFANDLNIRYQFVPQIIFLNSLFGYLSLLIIVKWCTGSQADLYHVMIYMFLSPMEDLGENQLFFGQKFLQVILLLLALAAVPWMLFPKPFILKKQHEERHKGQQYAILHSIDDPLEMDLDPDSHRHEEFEFSEVFVHQLIHTIEFVLGAVSNTASYLRLWALSLAHSELSSVFYDKVLLLAWGFNNTLVLIIGIVVFISATVGVLLVMETLSAFLHALRLHWVEFQNKFYEGDGYKFQPFSFALLSEEDE; encoded by the exons ATGAAAAGGAGTGGAGAGATGGCACGCAAGCTACGTTTTCTGAGGGAGCAAATGATAAAGGCTGGTTTATCGACATCAACAAGGCCTTTGGCAGGCACTGATgtagatttggaaaacttgGAG GTGAAACTCGGAGAACTTGAAGCAGACATTATCGAAATGAATGCAAACAACGAACAGTTACAACGCACCTATGCTGAACTATTGGAATATAAGCTCGTTCTTCAGAAG GCTGGTGAGATATTTCATTCAACTAAAAGCATTGCTGCAGTTCAACAGAGAGAACTTGAAGCACAGTCTCCTGGTGAAGGATCCATTGACAGTCCCTTGTTATTGGAGCAA GAAATGGTGACAGATCCTTCAAAGCAAGTCAAGTTGGGTTTTGTCAGTGGCCTGATGCGGAGAGATAAATCAGCAGCTTTCGAAAGAATTTTGTTCCGTGCAACTAGGGGAAATGTGTTTTTGAAGCAAGCCATTGTTGAAGAGCCCATTAGAGATCCTGCCTCTGGAGAAAAG GTTGAGAAAAATGTATTTGTTATCTTCTACAGtggagagagagcaaagaacAAAATCGTGAAAATATGTGAAGCATTTGCAGCAAATCGGTATCCATTTGCAGATGATGTAGGCAAGCAATTTCAGATGATAACAGAG gTGTCTGGAAGACTCTCGGAGTTGAAGACAACCATCGACGTGGGGCTATTACACCAAGCGAGTCTGCTTCAAAACATTGCTTATCAATTTGAGCACTGGAGCCTTCTG GTTAAGAAGGAAAAATCCATATATCATACACTAAATATGCTAAGCATTGATGTGACCAAGAAATGTCTCGTTGCAGAAGGTTGGTGTCCAGTTTCTGCAACCACTCAG ATTCAAAATGCACTGCAAAAGGCAACCTTAGATTGCAACTCGCAAGTGGGAGCAATATTTCATGTTCTGCATACCGAGGAATCACCACCTACCTACTTCTGTACAAATAAGTTTACTACTGCTTTTCAAGAAATCATCGATGCATACGG AATAGCCAAATATCAGGAAGCAAATCCTGGTGTTTACACGATTATCACCTTTCCTTTCCTATTTGCTGTAATGTTCGGTGATTGGGGCCATGGCATATGTTTGCTTATGGCAACTTTGTACTTTATCTTCAGGGAAAAGAAGCTTTCTAATCAG AAACTTGGGGACATCACAGGCATGATATTTGGTGGTCGTTATGTCATCATGATGATGGCCCTGTTCTCAATTTATACTGGACTGATATACAACGAATTCTTTTCTGtcccatttgaaatatttgggCCCTCTGCCTATGCTTGTCGAGATCTCTCTTGCAG gGATGCATCTACCCAGGGATTAATAAAGGTTCGTGCTACTTATCCATTTGGTGTTGATCCAGTGTGGCATGGTACTCGAAGTGAGTTACCCTTTCTCAACTCgctgaagatgaagatgtcTATTTTACTGGGAGTTGCCCAGATGAATCTGGGAATTGTGCTGAGCTACTTCAATGCTAGATTCTTTGCAAATGATCTGAACATCCG GTACCAATTCGTTCCCCAAATAATATTCTTGAATAGCCTGTTTGGCTACCTGTCACTCCTTATAATAGTCAAATGGTGCACTGGATCACAAGCAGATCTGTACCATGTTATGATATATATGTTCTTGAGTCCTATGGAGGACCTAGGTGAAAATCagcttttctttggccaaaaattTCTACAG gttattttacttttgttgGCCCTAGCTGCAGTTCCATGGATGTTATTCCCCAAGCCTTTTATCTTGAAGAAGCAACATGAGGAA AGGCACAAAGGGCAACAATATGCAATCCTTCACAGCATTGATGACCCTCTTGAGATGGATCTTGATCCGGATTCCCACAGACATGAGGAATTTGAGTTCAGCGAGGTTTTCGTTCACCAACTTATACATACCATAGAGTTTGTACTTGGAGCAGTTTCTAATACAGCTTCTTACCTACGGTTATGGGCTCTTAG TCTGGCCCATTCGGAGCTGTCCAGTGTATTCTATGACAAAGTTTTACTCCTCGCATGGGG GTTCAATAACACCCTTGTGCTCATAATTGGCATCGTAGTCTTTATCTCTGCCACTGTCGGCGTGCTTCTAGTGATGGAAACTCTAAGCGCATTCTTACATGCCTTGCGACTTCACTGGGTGGAGTTCCAAAACAAGTTCTACGAGGGAGATGGTTATAAGTTCCAACCCTTTTCATTCGCGCTACTAAGCGAGGAGGATGAATGA